Proteins encoded together in one Peribacillus asahii window:
- a CDS encoding ROK family protein, with amino-acid sequence MKKYISFDVGGTKVKHGLLLENGTILSKGSYNTPCTNLDIFIKEMVETIQKYLRNNHVMGVAISLPGFINPYTGYSERAGAVTALINQNLKSLLEAKVPLPVEIENDGNCAAIAEKISGNAKNCNDFICVTIGTGIGGGIFVGGKLLHGHSFRAGEFGFMITQASGKNFGDIWHSTASTSTLINSYKKLKGISKYENIKGETIFLEAAKSKSVKRLIDEWTRNISYGIFNLAATLNPQKILISGGVSSQQDLLTTIKKHLDELPWWNDIKIPVEPCKHRNNAGMIGAMYHLIQKQGS; translated from the coding sequence GTGAAAAAGTATATATCTTTTGATGTCGGCGGGACAAAAGTAAAGCACGGACTCTTGTTAGAGAATGGAACTATTCTTTCAAAAGGTAGCTACAATACCCCGTGCACAAATCTAGATATATTTATAAAAGAGATGGTAGAAACAATTCAGAAGTACTTAAGAAATAATCATGTGATGGGAGTCGCTATTAGTTTACCAGGCTTTATTAACCCCTATACAGGCTACTCAGAACGAGCAGGTGCTGTTACCGCATTAATTAATCAAAATTTAAAGAGTTTACTAGAAGCAAAAGTTCCTCTTCCAGTTGAAATTGAAAATGATGGCAACTGCGCTGCTATAGCAGAAAAAATAAGCGGTAACGCCAAAAATTGTAACGATTTTATATGTGTAACAATTGGCACTGGAATTGGAGGGGGGATTTTTGTCGGTGGTAAACTTTTACATGGTCATAGTTTTAGAGCCGGTGAATTTGGCTTTATGATTACTCAAGCTAGTGGAAAGAATTTCGGTGATATATGGCATTCGACAGCTTCTACTTCTACCTTAATTAATTCCTATAAAAAACTTAAGGGAATAAGTAAATATGAAAATATTAAAGGGGAGACCATTTTTTTAGAGGCAGCTAAAAGTAAATCGGTAAAAAGACTTATTGATGAATGGACTAGAAATATTAGTTATGGAATTTTTAACCTAGCAGCAACTTTAAACCCACAAAAAATATTGATCAGTGGTGGAGTATCCTCCCAACAAGATTTATTAACTACTATTAAAAAACATCTAGACGAGCTTCCATGGTGGAATGATATTAAAATTCCAGTTGAACCATGTAAACATCGAAATAACGCTGGAATGATTGGGGCAATGTATCATTTAATTCAAAAACAAGGTTCATAA
- the sigK gene encoding RNA polymerase sporulation sigma factor SigK, whose product MPGILTAIGYLMKEFYLLVSYVKNNAFPQPLSSQDEKKYLKLMSEGDSDARNKLIEHNLRLVAHIVKKFENTGEDSEDLISIGTIGLIKAIESYSDGKGTKLATYAARCIENEILMHLRATKKTKKDVSLHDPIGQDKEGNEISLIDVLKSESEDVIDTIQLNMELEKVKKYIDILDEREKEVIVGRFGLDLKKEKTQREIAKELGISRSYVSRIEKRALMKMFHEFYRAEKEKKSQ is encoded by the coding sequence ATGCCCGGAATTCTTACTGCAATTGGCTATTTAATGAAAGAATTTTATTTATTAGTTTCTTACGTAAAAAATAATGCCTTTCCCCAGCCTTTATCCTCTCAGGATGAAAAGAAATATTTAAAGTTAATGAGTGAGGGGGACAGTGATGCTCGAAATAAGTTAATCGAGCATAATCTTCGCCTAGTTGCTCATATTGTTAAAAAGTTCGAAAATACAGGTGAAGATTCAGAAGATCTCATTTCTATTGGGACAATCGGTTTAATTAAAGCAATTGAAAGCTATTCTGATGGAAAAGGAACAAAACTAGCAACCTATGCTGCGCGTTGTATTGAAAACGAAATTCTTATGCATTTAAGAGCGACAAAAAAAACGAAGAAAGATGTTTCTTTGCACGATCCTATTGGGCAAGATAAGGAAGGAAATGAAATTAGCTTAATAGATGTATTAAAGTCTGAATCTGAGGATGTAATTGATACAATTCAACTCAATATGGAGTTGGAAAAAGTTAAAAAGTATATTGATATCCTTGATGAGCGTGAGAAAGAAGTAATTGTTGGCAGGTTTGGCCTTGACTTAAAAAAGGAAAAAACACAGCGGGAAATTGCTAAGGAGCTGGGCATTTCTCGAAGTTATGTTTCTCGCATTGAAAAGCGGGCACTGATGAAAATGTTTCATGAATTTTATCGGGCGGAAAAGGAAAAGAAATCACAATAA
- a CDS encoding CotS family spore coat protein, which yields MENILIEPWELDELMSELFVPEYIEKIASEVLVHYDFSVQSMQVMATKPARGGAIWKVETSAGPKSLKLLHRRPTRSLFSLGAQEYLVEIQKARVPAIVKTKDGSNYVEASGKLWFVAEWIEPLAPASKDLEGAKHLCRAIGEFHRLSKGYEPPKHAEMATRLHKWPRNFEKIITKMDWLRNIAYAYPEMPASSHLLQAVDVFEQQAIQSLERLNQSSYLDLVAKGNTYWGLVHQDYGWSNGQMGSDGMWIIDLDGVAFDLPIRDLRKLISNKMIDNSQWDTTWVREMIKAYHEVNPISAEVYDILMIELSLPNEFYKNLKGAIFEPELFLNEEAVQLIQTIINLDQTKWPVLEEIKDDWIGVEAL from the coding sequence GTGGAGAACATACTGATTGAACCATGGGAACTTGACGAGTTGATGTCGGAACTTTTTGTGCCTGAATATATTGAAAAAATAGCAAGTGAAGTGCTGGTGCATTATGATTTTTCGGTTCAAAGTATGCAAGTCATGGCAACTAAGCCGGCAAGAGGTGGCGCTATTTGGAAAGTGGAGACATCTGCAGGGCCAAAAAGTTTGAAGTTATTGCATCGTAGGCCGACTAGAAGCTTATTCAGTTTAGGAGCTCAAGAATATTTAGTGGAAATTCAAAAAGCAAGAGTTCCGGCGATTGTGAAAACAAAGGATGGAAGCAATTATGTTGAAGCAAGCGGGAAATTATGGTTTGTTGCGGAGTGGATTGAACCTTTAGCACCTGCTTCAAAAGACTTAGAAGGTGCGAAACATTTATGTAGAGCTATTGGTGAGTTTCATCGTTTAAGTAAAGGATATGAACCTCCAAAGCATGCTGAAATGGCGACAAGGCTGCATAAATGGCCAAGGAATTTTGAAAAGATTATTACTAAAATGGATTGGTTACGAAATATTGCGTATGCTTATCCAGAAATGCCGGCTAGCTCTCATTTATTACAAGCAGTAGATGTCTTTGAACAGCAAGCCATACAGAGTTTAGAAAGACTGAATCAATCAAGCTATCTTGATTTAGTGGCTAAAGGAAACACGTATTGGGGATTAGTGCACCAAGATTATGGCTGGTCCAATGGTCAAATGGGTTCAGATGGGATGTGGATTATTGACCTCGATGGTGTCGCCTTCGATCTTCCGATTCGGGATTTACGAAAACTAATTTCGAATAAAATGATAGATAATTCTCAGTGGGATACGACTTGGGTACGAGAAATGATTAAAGCTTACCATGAAGTGAATCCAATAAGTGCTGAAGTATATGATATCTTAATGATTGAATTGTCACTTCCTAATGAATTCTATAAGAACTTGAAAGGAGCCATATTTGAGCCGGAATTATTTTTAAATGAAGAAGCGGTTCAATTAATTCAAACGATCATCAATCTCGATCAAACGAAATGGCCTGTGTTAGAAGAAATTAAAGACGATTGGATTGGGGTTGAAGCATTATGA
- the pssA gene encoding CDP-diacylglycerol--serine O-phosphatidyltransferase, with amino-acid sequence MFLLDAIDQTIRKLKAQTANILTLLNLSLGGFAIISVMNNQLNLSLLLIFLAALADRFDGMVARRFNIESELGKQLDSMCDIISFGVAPALLIYQGILVEFGAPGAAFTILYIACGALRLARFNISENNGYFTGVPITVAGCIATLSFLAYPYVTPVFFAFLMIILSILMISPLRLKKM; translated from the coding sequence ATGTTTTTATTAGACGCTATAGACCAGACTATCAGAAAACTAAAAGCTCAAACAGCTAATATTTTGACCTTATTAAATTTATCCTTAGGTGGATTTGCCATCATATCTGTTATGAACAACCAATTAAACTTAAGCTTACTTTTAATTTTCCTAGCGGCACTTGCCGACCGTTTTGACGGCATGGTTGCACGAAGGTTTAATATCGAGTCAGAGCTCGGCAAACAATTAGATTCCATGTGCGACATTATTTCATTTGGAGTGGCGCCTGCCCTGCTTATATATCAAGGAATTTTAGTAGAATTCGGCGCTCCTGGAGCAGCTTTCACTATTTTGTATATTGCTTGTGGAGCCCTTCGTTTAGCACGATTTAATATTAGTGAGAATAACGGTTATTTCACGGGTGTGCCGATTACAGTCGCTGGTTGTATTGCCACATTAAGCTTCTTAGCTTATCCATATGTCACACCGGTATTCTTCGCATTCCTCATGATTATATTATCTATACTGATGATTAGTCCATTAAGACTGAAAAAGATGTAG
- a CDS encoding PLP-dependent cysteine synthase family protein: MKVVRNIHELIGSTPMLEITRFSLPGDVRIFAKLEFFNPGGSIKDRLGVELLEAAFASGALKPGGTVIEPTAGNTGIGLALAALHYGVHVIVCVPEKFSIEKQELMQALGAEIVRTPSEAGMRGAIAKAQELLKEIPHSYCPQQFANPANPATYYKTLGPEIWEQLDGKVDVYVAGAGTGGTFMGTSRYLKEKNPSVKTVIVEPEGSILNGGKPGPHKTEGIGMEFLPTYMDESYFDDTHTIVDKEAFRYVKELAAKEGLLVGSSSGAAFAAAVKEAQVASKGTNIVVIFPDASDRYLSKKIYQGGI, translated from the coding sequence ATGAAAGTTGTTCGGAATATACATGAATTAATTGGGTCTACCCCTATGTTAGAAATTACTCGATTTTCTCTTCCTGGAGATGTGAGAATTTTCGCTAAATTGGAGTTCTTTAACCCAGGTGGCAGTATAAAAGATCGTTTAGGAGTAGAGCTATTAGAAGCAGCTTTTGCGAGCGGTGCATTAAAGCCAGGTGGAACGGTGATTGAACCGACGGCCGGAAATACGGGGATTGGTCTAGCGCTGGCAGCTCTTCATTATGGGGTCCATGTTATAGTCTGTGTACCAGAGAAGTTTAGTATAGAGAAGCAAGAGTTGATGCAGGCTCTCGGTGCCGAGATTGTGCGTACACCTTCGGAAGCAGGGATGCGAGGAGCCATTGCAAAAGCTCAAGAGCTTTTAAAAGAAATTCCTCATTCCTATTGTCCGCAGCAATTTGCCAATCCAGCCAATCCAGCAACATATTATAAAACACTAGGACCTGAAATCTGGGAGCAGCTTGATGGAAAAGTAGATGTATATGTTGCCGGAGCTGGAACGGGAGGTACGTTTATGGGAACCTCCCGCTATTTAAAAGAAAAAAATCCTTCTGTAAAAACAGTTATTGTTGAACCGGAGGGATCGATTTTAAATGGTGGCAAACCCGGCCCGCATAAGACAGAAGGAATAGGCATGGAGTTTTTACCAACCTATATGGATGAATCTTATTTTGATGATACTCATACGATTGTAGATAAAGAGGCGTTTCGCTATGTAAAAGAGTTAGCTGCCAAAGAAGGACTGCTCGTTGGAAGCTCTTCAGGCGCAGCTTTTGCTGCTGCAGTGAAGGAAGCACAAGTTGCTTCGAAAGGTACAAACATTGTCGTAATCTTCCCAGATGCGAGCGATCGCTACTTAAGTAAAAAAATCTACCAAGGAGGTATTTGA
- a CDS encoding AAA family ATPase, translating into MKLGIMCGIPLSGKSTYAKVLQSQGWVRVSIDDLRLALHGQVYKAEAEPQVWAIAELMVRSLLKSGHKVIVDTTNRTRERRRRWRRVAKEFGLTLEIYQVNTDYETCKARNKVLKRLPQDILKQIHKEYEKPTLNEGTIINVI; encoded by the coding sequence GTGAAATTGGGTATCATGTGTGGAATCCCACTAAGTGGTAAATCAACATATGCTAAAGTTCTACAAAGTCAAGGATGGGTACGTGTATCTATCGATGACCTCAGGCTTGCTTTACATGGCCAAGTTTATAAAGCAGAGGCTGAACCACAAGTGTGGGCAATCGCTGAACTCATGGTCAGGTCGTTGCTAAAAAGTGGTCATAAAGTAATTGTCGATACCACAAACAGAACCAGAGAACGTCGTAGAAGATGGAGACGTGTAGCTAAAGAATTTGGACTTACGTTGGAAATTTACCAAGTGAATACAGATTATGAAACATGTAAAGCACGAAATAAAGTTCTAAAGCGACTACCTCAAGATATATTAAAACAAATTCACAAAGAATACGAGAAACCCACGTTGAATGAGGGGACTATTATTAACGTAATTTAG
- a CDS encoding YrhC family protein: MNKKLKNLSAKMIDYKRFAITLLCVGSFFYLGTILPTEGKTAFDVNGYMLASVLFLAASIGCFLQSSRYKKNLAELNELDSQ; the protein is encoded by the coding sequence TTGAATAAAAAACTGAAAAACCTTTCTGCAAAAATGATAGATTACAAACGCTTTGCGATTACTTTATTATGTGTAGGTTCTTTTTTCTATTTAGGAACGATTCTTCCGACAGAAGGAAAGACAGCATTTGATGTGAACGGTTATATGCTTGCTTCGGTTTTGTTTTTGGCAGCATCGATTGGATGTTTCTTGCAATCTTCTAGATATAAAAAGAATCTTGCTGAATTAAACGAGCTAGATTCACAGTAA
- a CDS encoding YjcZ family sporulation protein — MGYSYGPYGCGYGVGAYPGPAPVAYGAGGWGFGFALVVVLFVLLLIFGFWWWFAAGGWGCGLGC, encoded by the coding sequence ATGGGATACAGTTATGGCCCATACGGATGTGGTTATGGAGTTGGAGCTTATCCTGGACCTGCCCCAGTAGCATATGGAGCTGGAGGCTGGGGGTTTGGGTTCGCTCTAGTCGTTGTCCTCTTCGTGTTGCTGCTCATTTTCGGTTTCTGGTGGTGGTTCGCAGCAGGCGGTTGGGGCTGTGGACTAGGCTGCTAA
- a CDS encoding glycosyltransferase family 4 protein — MKVLMICTEKLPMPPIRGGAIQTYIAGILPYLKQSHDITVLGISDPELPDEETINGVSYVRVPGKILELYKEGVVRYLESNQFDLIHIFNRPRLVLPVRNVAPEAKITLSMHNDMFNAEKIDPIEANAVLNEVSSIVTVSDYVGNVIQNLYPQAVGKVHTVYSGVDTDQFLPGSHPNMKEIRQDIRQAHGLENKTVILYAGRLSRNKGVDRLIGALPELSQKYKDLALVIVGSKWFSQDAVTDYIAYVRALAKKLSIPVVTTGFVAPSEIQNWFAAADLFVCTSIWPEPLARVHYEAMAAGLPIVTTARGGNAEVIQLRENGLVVENPEDPGQFVEKITEVLSNKAMMKRMGERGRELALSHYKWNRVASEVLTVWKQAKQTAVSVNTAETPMELTASQPKTAGTISFITDRIDKPTEKQATTKNQKTKKKRITTKNQKVTEKPATVKNQKVTEKPATVKNQKVTEKPITMENQKVTEKPITMENQKVTEKPITTENQKAIEKPATVENQKAMENKKQVAGVTRSNLDELIIAHQMLMKARNKKNNKSNGTMNGSANRNNRNRELLNMLLREWGKNA, encoded by the coding sequence ATGAAAGTTTTAATGATCTGTACTGAAAAACTTCCTATGCCTCCGATACGAGGGGGGGCCATTCAAACATATATAGCGGGTATTCTCCCTTATTTAAAACAATCGCATGATATTACCGTACTTGGAATTAGTGATCCTGAGTTACCAGATGAGGAAACAATCAATGGTGTTTCTTATGTGCGGGTGCCAGGAAAAATATTGGAATTGTATAAAGAAGGAGTCGTTCGTTATCTTGAATCTAATCAATTTGATTTAATCCATATTTTTAATCGTCCGCGACTTGTTCTCCCTGTTCGCAATGTAGCTCCGGAAGCTAAAATTACATTAAGTATGCATAATGACATGTTCAATGCAGAAAAAATTGATCCTATTGAGGCCAATGCGGTCTTGAATGAAGTATCAAGTATTGTAACGGTTAGCGATTACGTTGGAAACGTTATACAGAACTTATATCCACAGGCTGTTGGAAAGGTTCATACGGTTTATTCTGGGGTAGATACCGATCAATTTTTACCAGGTAGCCATCCAAATATGAAAGAGATTCGCCAAGATATTCGTCAGGCACATGGATTAGAAAACAAAACAGTCATTTTATATGCGGGAAGGCTTTCACGAAATAAAGGGGTCGATAGATTAATCGGGGCATTGCCGGAGCTATCTCAGAAATATAAGGACTTAGCCTTGGTCATCGTAGGAAGTAAGTGGTTTAGTCAGGATGCTGTAACAGATTATATTGCCTATGTAAGAGCACTGGCGAAAAAGTTGTCGATACCTGTTGTGACAACAGGTTTTGTAGCACCAAGTGAAATTCAAAATTGGTTTGCGGCCGCTGATTTATTTGTGTGTACATCTATTTGGCCAGAACCTTTGGCAAGGGTTCATTATGAAGCGATGGCAGCAGGCCTTCCTATCGTAACAACGGCAAGAGGAGGAAATGCAGAAGTTATCCAATTAAGAGAAAATGGTCTTGTAGTAGAAAATCCCGAGGACCCAGGTCAGTTTGTAGAAAAGATTACAGAAGTATTATCGAACAAAGCAATGATGAAAAGAATGGGAGAAAGAGGAAGAGAGCTTGCCCTATCGCACTACAAATGGAATCGCGTAGCTTCTGAGGTTCTTACAGTATGGAAACAAGCTAAACAAACAGCGGTTTCAGTGAATACGGCAGAGACTCCTATGGAACTTACAGCCAGCCAGCCTAAAACTGCAGGAACTATTTCATTTATTACAGATAGAATAGATAAACCAACAGAGAAACAAGCCACAACGAAAAATCAAAAAACTAAAAAGAAACGAATCACAACGAAAAATCAAAAAGTAACAGAGAAACCAGCCACAGTGAAAAATCAAAAAGTAACAGAGAAACCAGCCACAGTGAAAAATCAAAAAGTAACAGAGAAACCAATCACAATGGAAAATCAAAAAGTAACAGAGAAACCAATCACAATGGAAAATCAAAAAGTAACAGAGAAACCAATCACAACGGAAAATCAAAAAGCAATAGAGAAACCAGCAACAGTAGAAAATCAAAAAGCAATGGAAAACAAAAAGCAAGTTGCAGGAGTGACTCGATCAAACCTTGATGAATTGATTATAGCGCATCAAATGCTGATGAAAGCTAGAAACAAAAAAAACAATAAATCAAATGGAACAATGAACGGAAGTGCCAATCGTAATAATCGAAATAGGGAATTGCTGAATATGCTGTTAAGGGAATGGGGAAAGAACGCATAG
- a CDS encoding bifunctional cystathionine gamma-lyase/homocysteine desulfhydrase: MKRKTQLIHGGIFGDEQTGAVSVPIYQVSTYKQYGPGNHTGYEYSRTGNPTRHALETFIAELEEGKRGFAFGSGMAAMTAVLMLFNQGDHILVTDDVYGGSFRVITKVLHRFGLSATFINTSDLSEIEKNIQENTKALFIESPTNPLLKITNIKTAAKIAKANGLLTIVDNTFSTPYWQNPISLGADIVLHSATKYLGGHSDVVAGLAVVKDEKLGEDLHFVQNSTGGVLGPQDSWLLIRGMKTLGLRMEEHEKNANKIARYLVDHDAVSKVYYPGLESHPNHDIVKHQSRGFGGMISFDVGSAEKAAQVLNKVKYFTLAESLGAVESLISIPALMTHASIPAERRAQLGITDGLIRISVGLEDVEDLLEDLEQALQD; encoded by the coding sequence ATGAAGAGGAAAACACAATTAATTCATGGCGGTATCTTTGGTGATGAACAAACAGGAGCGGTTTCTGTCCCGATTTATCAAGTGAGTACGTATAAACAATATGGACCAGGCAATCATACTGGTTATGAATATTCACGTACAGGTAATCCGACACGTCATGCGCTAGAAACATTCATTGCGGAGCTAGAAGAAGGAAAACGCGGTTTTGCTTTCGGTTCAGGAATGGCAGCGATGACAGCGGTGCTGATGCTGTTTAATCAAGGAGATCACATTTTAGTGACAGATGACGTATACGGCGGTTCTTTTCGTGTAATTACAAAAGTGTTACATCGATTTGGACTAAGTGCCACATTTATTAACACGAGCGATTTAAGTGAAATTGAAAAAAATATTCAAGAAAATACGAAAGCGTTGTTTATCGAATCCCCAACAAATCCTCTTCTGAAAATTACCAACATTAAAACCGCAGCCAAAATTGCAAAAGCAAACGGCTTATTAACCATTGTAGATAATACATTCTCAACACCATATTGGCAAAATCCAATTTCGCTTGGTGCGGATATTGTTCTTCATAGTGCAACGAAATATCTTGGCGGTCACAGTGATGTTGTCGCAGGTCTTGCTGTTGTGAAGGATGAGAAGTTAGGTGAAGACCTTCATTTTGTTCAAAATTCAACAGGGGGTGTGTTAGGCCCTCAAGATTCTTGGTTATTAATACGAGGTATGAAGACGCTCGGTCTTCGTATGGAAGAGCATGAGAAAAATGCCAACAAAATTGCAAGGTACTTAGTTGATCATGATGCTGTTTCAAAAGTGTATTACCCAGGACTAGAAAGTCATCCCAATCATGATATTGTGAAGCACCAATCTCGTGGCTTTGGCGGCATGATTTCCTTTGATGTCGGCAGTGCCGAAAAAGCAGCGCAAGTGTTGAATAAAGTGAAGTATTTTACACTTGCAGAAAGTCTTGGGGCAGTGGAAAGTTTAATTTCTATTCCCGCTCTTATGACACACGCATCGATTCCAGCAGAGCGCCGTGCCCAATTAGGTATTACAGACGGTCTGATTCGGATTTCTGTTGGTCTTGAGGATGTTGAAGATTTACTTGAAGATCTAGAACAAGCCTTACAAGACTAA
- a CDS encoding glycosyltransferase family 2 protein, with product MLEKVSIIIPFQTDNGPRAEAFKWIKQYYNRVMPEAELCLGIIDKDEINKSKAVNLAAKKATREIFVIADADIIFDPKLIVKAIEVLNEAAWVVPFTGIYDIERSGTERLLKTTPKWPIDVKSEECTKANWIYKGFAGKLIVIPRVNFEAVGGFDERFSGWGGEDDAFSLSVQTLCGKLVNSKGDIYHLWHPTSNYETNPNGEANRALLNRYKRASGNKKEIIKLISERKNDIEKIQLNNIKILNSNENAYMRSPKSKICFAILVHENRELVKKLIDNVRYYCPNSAIVLYNGGHDWTLCEGLGVPVCPSSRKLKYGYTAIYFLETMEWLEELGINYEYFINIDSDAWFIKKGYEEFIQTEMKDSDYMGVKLRIPSEDWFIGKELKKDINRWRKLFNVKPLYGVFNVGQVISRSIVKALLEPERKEKLRKALLKTTSWGVDEIVFVNMAKELGFRQKNYPNPLDSKMVRYRPYFTLDEIIYYYLSDNSGYLCHPIIRDENNPARKLIQHIERGHNSEIYKNRKYPWYERNPNNYSIYLPIKDESDDLNLIVYSGSSLTHYWQHTDGKWYKTQTFARGVTGIPIFFETHSGVLGVVCKLKNGGVGFWQRDQNTQGNHWYGSVFQLESVELARGRGTAMHKATLGMEPLFFSLRM from the coding sequence ATGTTAGAAAAAGTTTCAATAATTATTCCTTTCCAAACAGACAATGGTCCAAGAGCGGAAGCTTTTAAATGGATTAAACAATATTATAATCGTGTCATGCCCGAAGCAGAATTATGTTTGGGTATAATTGATAAAGATGAAATTAATAAATCCAAGGCTGTAAACTTAGCAGCTAAAAAGGCAACAAGAGAAATTTTTGTAATAGCTGATGCAGATATCATTTTTGATCCTAAACTAATTGTTAAAGCAATAGAGGTACTTAATGAGGCAGCATGGGTAGTTCCTTTTACTGGGATCTATGATATTGAAAGATCAGGAACAGAAAGATTACTTAAAACAACACCTAAGTGGCCTATTGATGTAAAATCAGAAGAATGTACTAAAGCAAATTGGATTTACAAAGGATTTGCGGGAAAACTTATTGTTATACCTAGAGTGAATTTTGAGGCAGTTGGAGGGTTTGATGAACGGTTTAGTGGTTGGGGAGGCGAAGATGATGCCTTTTCACTTTCTGTTCAGACGCTTTGTGGTAAATTAGTGAATAGTAAAGGTGATATATACCATTTGTGGCACCCTACTTCAAACTATGAAACAAATCCGAATGGTGAAGCGAATAGAGCACTTCTCAACCGTTATAAACGCGCAAGTGGAAATAAGAAGGAAATAATTAAACTTATTTCCGAACGGAAGAATGATATAGAAAAGATTCAACTTAATAATATTAAGATTTTAAATAGCAATGAAAATGCATATATGAGATCACCTAAAAGCAAAATTTGTTTTGCCATCCTTGTTCATGAAAATAGAGAGTTAGTCAAGAAACTAATTGATAATGTCCGTTATTATTGTCCTAACAGTGCAATCGTCTTATACAACGGGGGGCATGATTGGACCCTTTGTGAAGGCCTAGGTGTTCCTGTTTGTCCCTCTAGCCGTAAATTAAAGTATGGGTATACTGCCATTTATTTTCTTGAAACTATGGAATGGTTGGAAGAGTTAGGGATTAATTATGAATACTTTATTAATATTGACTCAGATGCTTGGTTTATCAAAAAAGGATATGAAGAATTTATTCAAACTGAAATGAAAGATTCGGATTACATGGGGGTCAAGCTTAGGATTCCAAGTGAAGATTGGTTTATTGGAAAAGAACTTAAGAAAGACATTAATAGATGGAGGAAATTATTTAATGTAAAACCTTTGTATGGAGTTTTTAATGTTGGTCAGGTAATTTCGAGATCAATAGTTAAAGCATTACTTGAACCAGAAAGGAAGGAAAAGTTAAGAAAAGCTTTATTAAAGACTACTTCCTGGGGAGTAGATGAGATTGTCTTTGTAAACATGGCAAAGGAACTTGGATTCAGGCAAAAAAATTATCCAAATCCTTTGGACTCAAAGATGGTCCGTTATCGTCCTTACTTTACATTGGATGAAATTATATACTACTACCTTAGTGACAATAGTGGCTATCTATGTCACCCCATTATTCGGGACGAGAATAATCCTGCTAGGAAATTAATCCAACATATTGAAAGGGGACATAATTCAGAAATATATAAAAACAGGAAATATCCATGGTACGAACGTAACCCAAATAATTATTCTATTTATCTTCCAATCAAAGATGAGTCTGATGATTTAAATCTCATCGTTTACTCAGGTTCTTCCTTGACTCACTATTGGCAACATACAGATGGAAAATGGTATAAAACTCAGACATTTGCTAGAGGTGTTACGGGGATTCCAATATTTTTCGAAACTCATTCAGGCGTTTTAGGGGTAGTGTGCAAATTAAAAAATGGTGGAGTTGGTTTTTGGCAGAGAGACCAAAATACACAAGGTAACCATTGGTATGGATCTGTTTTTCAGCTTGAGAGCGTGGAGTTGGCTCGTGGTCGAGGGACCGCAATGCACAAGGCAACGCTTGGTATGGAACCTCTGTTTTTCAGCTTAAGAATGTAG